The following coding sequences lie in one Psychrobacter arenosus genomic window:
- a CDS encoding metal ABC transporter ATP-binding protein: protein MTYLDSPSTDPTLTKALLPEQTSTQANNIASTDPLLSLDKVSYKIEQQTLVSQVSFAIAAGETVSLIGPNGAGKSTLVKLILGLLTPSSGQIIAEQPLRLGYVPQRFSVSPILPLRVQDLLAQADTRLLSQEQQQFIYDKLQLAHLLSRQLRHLSGGETQRVLLARALLERPNLLILDEPMQGLDPDSEAWLYQFIDELPDFLHCAMLVVSHDLHWVMKGSRRVICLNKHICCVGQPSELVVSTEFQKLYGHHYEQPYVHKPHHCEHHAPSELL, encoded by the coding sequence ATGACTTATCTTGACTCGCCCTCGACCGATCCTACTTTGACTAAAGCGCTCCTGCCTGAGCAGACCAGTACTCAGGCTAATAATATAGCCAGTACCGACCCTTTACTCAGCCTAGATAAAGTCAGCTATAAAATTGAGCAACAGACGTTAGTCTCTCAAGTCAGCTTTGCTATTGCGGCGGGCGAGACTGTGAGTCTAATCGGGCCTAATGGCGCTGGTAAATCGACCTTAGTCAAACTAATCCTTGGTTTACTGACCCCGAGCAGCGGTCAGATTATCGCTGAGCAACCGTTACGATTAGGCTATGTGCCACAGCGTTTTAGCGTCTCCCCTATCCTGCCGTTACGGGTACAAGACTTATTGGCGCAAGCGGATACCCGTTTGCTTTCGCAAGAGCAGCAACAGTTTATCTATGATAAATTGCAGTTAGCCCACTTGTTATCCCGGCAGCTGCGCCATCTTTCCGGCGGTGAAACCCAAAGGGTGTTATTAGCGCGCGCCCTATTAGAGCGGCCTAATTTATTAATACTAGACGAGCCGATGCAAGGCCTCGACCCGGATTCTGAGGCTTGGCTTTACCAATTTATTGATGAGCTGCCTGACTTTTTACATTGCGCTATGTTGGTGGTTTCGCACGATTTGCACTGGGTTATGAAAGGCAGCCGCCGAGTGATTTGTCTTAACAAGCATATCTGCTGCGTGGGACAGCCGAGCGAATTGGTGGTGTCTACAGAGTTCCAGAAGTTATATGGTCATCACTATGAGCAGCCTTATGTGCATAAGCCGCACCACTGTGAACACCATGCGCCTAGCGAGTTGTTATAA
- a CDS encoding universal stress protein: protein MSNLKPDSVIACLDSPDYVQAVLDASLWTATRLQAPIGLLHAVPSTHRQAAVNYSGCINIDDESQLLDQFTHDERLSNSERNARGKILLHQAAAYCNQQHHKLTIYSLHRHESLAESIDYVDEVVQLVVIGRHVTSKATLSELIRPSLCPILVTDAPFVPPTSALFAFDNRATCHRLLDWLCQNPLVRTLSVHIIMVGKETTENSDALREAYARLKQAGINCKKTLIDSRDVSAAILYYQKQHDIGMLMTGAFGQSRLRELFQGSDTQKLLGSTQTPYLLFPKD, encoded by the coding sequence ATGAGTAATTTAAAACCAGATAGTGTCATCGCTTGTCTCGACAGTCCCGATTATGTCCAAGCGGTATTAGATGCCAGTCTATGGACGGCGACCCGCTTACAAGCGCCTATTGGGCTGCTGCATGCCGTGCCCAGTACGCATCGCCAAGCCGCCGTCAACTATTCCGGCTGCATCAATATCGATGATGAAAGCCAACTGTTAGACCAGTTCACTCATGATGAACGTTTGAGCAATAGCGAGCGTAATGCCCGCGGCAAAATCTTATTGCATCAAGCCGCTGCGTACTGTAACCAACAGCACCATAAGTTGACGATATACTCGTTACACCGTCATGAGTCGCTGGCAGAGAGTATCGATTATGTCGATGAGGTCGTGCAATTGGTGGTGATTGGCCGTCATGTGACCAGCAAAGCCACCTTGAGTGAATTGATTCGACCCAGTTTATGCCCCATTTTGGTGACTGATGCACCATTTGTACCGCCTACCTCAGCTTTGTTCGCTTTTGATAACCGCGCCACTTGCCACCGCTTGCTCGATTGGCTGTGTCAAAACCCACTCGTACGCACCTTATCGGTCCATATCATCATGGTGGGAAAAGAGACTACCGAAAATAGTGATGCCTTACGCGAGGCCTACGCCCGTCTAAAGCAAGCTGGGATTAACTGTAAGAAAACTCTAATCGATAGTCGCGATGTCAGTGCCGCTATCCTTTATTATCAAAAGCAGCATGATATTGGGATGCTAATGACCGGTGCTTTCGGTCAATCGCGGTTGCGTGAGCTGTTTCAAGGCAGTGATACCCAAAAGCTGTTGGGCAGTACGCAGACCCCGTATCTATTGTTCCCTAAAGACTAA
- a CDS encoding SulP family inorganic anion transporter yields MMIPSLDSVRDDWFSNVRGDILSGLVVALALIPEAIAFSIIAGVDPKVGLYASFCIAVVISFVGGRPAMISAATGAMALVMVDLVASHGLQYLLAATLLCGAIQVVMGLLKMGNLMRFVSRSVVIGFVNALAILIFAAQLPELNPATERVGLTVYLMTAAGLGIIYLFPLIPKIGKVIPSPLICIVGLTIVALYMGLDIRNVGDMGDLPDTLPMFLIPDIPLNLETLKIIAPYSIALAIVGLLESMMTATIVDELTDTPSDKNRECRGQGIANVVSGCFGGMAGCAMIGQSVINVKSGGRTRLSTFIAGVVLLIMVVFLSDWVSLIPMAALVAVMIMVSIGTFNWQSLREFKTHPMSFNIVMLATVLTTVFTHNLAYGVLVGVLLSALFFANKIGQFLSVYSEYDDSSNTRYYYVRGQVFFASTTQFLNSFDTKEALDAVHIDVTNAHFWDVTAVDTLDKLVMRLQREGIDVKVVGLNSASRTLIDKFSIHDRRDIGLLD; encoded by the coding sequence ATGATGATACCTTCTCTAGATAGCGTGCGCGACGACTGGTTCTCTAACGTCCGTGGCGATATATTGTCCGGACTGGTCGTGGCATTGGCCCTTATTCCCGAAGCCATCGCCTTTTCTATTATCGCTGGTGTCGATCCTAAAGTAGGCCTTTACGCCTCCTTCTGTATCGCGGTAGTTATTAGTTTCGTTGGTGGCCGTCCCGCTATGATTTCCGCAGCGACTGGCGCTATGGCGTTAGTCATGGTGGACTTAGTGGCCTCACACGGCCTACAGTACCTCTTAGCCGCCACCTTACTGTGTGGGGCGATTCAGGTGGTTATGGGGCTGCTAAAGATGGGCAATCTCATGCGCTTTGTGTCGCGATCGGTGGTCATTGGTTTTGTGAATGCTTTGGCAATTCTAATCTTTGCTGCGCAATTGCCTGAGCTCAACCCAGCTACTGAAAGGGTGGGACTTACGGTTTATTTGATGACTGCAGCCGGTCTGGGCATCATTTATTTATTCCCACTTATTCCCAAAATCGGCAAGGTCATTCCCTCGCCTTTAATCTGTATTGTAGGGCTTACCATTGTCGCGCTCTATATGGGGCTAGATATCCGCAATGTTGGGGATATGGGCGATCTTCCTGATACGCTGCCTATGTTCTTAATTCCTGATATTCCTTTAAATTTAGAGACTTTGAAAATCATTGCGCCGTACTCTATAGCGCTAGCCATCGTGGGGTTATTAGAGTCTATGATGACCGCCACAATCGTCGATGAGCTCACCGATACCCCTAGTGATAAAAATCGCGAGTGCCGCGGTCAAGGTATTGCCAACGTGGTGTCAGGCTGCTTTGGCGGTATGGCTGGTTGTGCCATGATTGGTCAATCGGTGATCAACGTCAAGTCAGGGGGTCGTACCCGTTTATCCACCTTTATCGCTGGGGTCGTGCTATTAATTATGGTGGTCTTTTTAAGCGACTGGGTCAGCTTAATCCCTATGGCGGCGCTCGTTGCTGTGATGATTATGGTGTCTATCGGTACCTTTAATTGGCAGTCGCTACGTGAATTTAAAACTCACCCTATGTCTTTTAATATTGTAATGTTAGCGACAGTATTAACCACGGTCTTTACCCATAACTTAGCTTATGGAGTATTGGTAGGCGTCCTATTATCCGCGCTATTCTTTGCTAATAAAATCGGTCAGTTCTTAAGCGTTTATAGCGAATACGATGACAGCAGTAACACCCGCTATTATTATGTCCGAGGTCAGGTCTTCTTTGCCTCTACCACGCAATTCTTAAATAGCTTTGATACCAAAGAAGCCTTGGATGCCGTCCATATCGATGTCACCAATGCGCACTTTTGGGACGTAACCGCGGTAGATACTTTGGACAAACTGGTTATGCGCTTGCAACGCGAAGGGATAGATGTCAAGGTGGTGGGATTAAACAGCGCCAGTCGCACCTTGATCGATAAATTCTCTATACACGATCGCCGAGATATTGGTTTGTTAGATTAG
- the murD gene encoding UDP-N-acetylmuramoyl-L-alanine--D-glutamate ligase yields MIHKGGLQVVIGLGQSGLSAARYLTEQGYKVAVTDANAAPTLAAQLPNSVTIRQFGQIDGQLLRQAARIIISPGIALTTPEIAAVHQAGTPVISDIQLFRDACTVPIVAITGSNAKTTVTTLVGQMAKEARVNVGVGGNIGLPALTLLDNPDMTLAVLELSSFQLETVTNLGAQVACVLNMSPDHLDRHGDMLGYHQAKHRIFQGAKSVVVNREDALTRPLVADDLPRISVGSNAPDKGQYGLITEADGSVYLARGAEVLLAANSLRIKGQHNLVNALSALAIGELAGLPIASMVETLKNFGGLEHRCQYVAEVASIDYFNDSKGTNIGSTMAAIAGLGAVYAPKGGKLLLILGGQGKGQVFSELSPLINQYVGQVLLIGEDAEKIADDLLTAAKDPVTEAVDMHQCVTLEAAMTLVPQLLSSSLSQVQAVLLSPACASFDQFSGYAERGERFIELVMAMTAAEP; encoded by the coding sequence ATGATTCATAAGGGCGGCTTGCAAGTGGTCATTGGCTTAGGTCAATCCGGGCTATCTGCCGCGCGCTATTTAACCGAACAGGGCTATAAAGTGGCGGTAACTGATGCCAACGCGGCTCCTACGTTAGCCGCGCAGTTGCCTAACAGCGTAACGATTCGGCAGTTTGGGCAAATAGATGGTCAGTTATTGCGCCAAGCCGCACGGATTATTATTAGCCCAGGTATCGCGTTAACCACTCCTGAGATTGCGGCAGTACACCAAGCCGGTACGCCAGTGATTAGTGATATTCAACTGTTTCGTGATGCTTGCACGGTGCCAATCGTGGCGATTACCGGCTCTAACGCCAAAACGACCGTCACTACTCTAGTGGGTCAAATGGCCAAAGAAGCCCGCGTAAATGTTGGAGTAGGCGGTAATATCGGCTTGCCCGCCTTGACGCTACTGGACAATCCGGACATGACCCTGGCCGTGCTGGAGCTATCGAGCTTCCAGTTAGAGACTGTGACCAACTTAGGCGCGCAAGTGGCTTGTGTGTTGAATATGTCCCCGGACCATCTAGACCGTCACGGCGATATGCTCGGTTATCACCAGGCCAAGCACCGTATTTTTCAAGGGGCGAAGTCTGTGGTGGTCAACCGCGAAGATGCGCTGACACGCCCGCTAGTCGCTGATGACTTGCCGAGAATTAGTGTGGGTAGCAATGCGCCAGATAAAGGTCAGTACGGCTTGATTACCGAAGCGGATGGCAGTGTTTATCTAGCGCGAGGTGCCGAAGTGCTATTGGCGGCGAATAGCTTACGCATCAAAGGCCAGCATAATCTGGTCAATGCCTTATCTGCCTTGGCTATTGGTGAGCTGGCAGGCTTGCCCATAGCGAGTATGGTGGAGACCCTGAAAAACTTTGGCGGCTTAGAACATCGCTGTCAGTATGTGGCTGAGGTCGCTAGTATCGATTATTTTAATGACTCTAAAGGCACAAATATTGGCTCAACCATGGCGGCTATTGCTGGCCTTGGCGCTGTATATGCGCCAAAAGGTGGCAAGTTGCTGCTGATTTTGGGCGGTCAAGGTAAAGGCCAAGTCTTTAGCGAACTGTCCCCTTTGATCAATCAGTATGTAGGACAAGTCTTACTGATCGGCGAAGATGCCGAAAAAATTGCTGATGATTTATTAACCGCGGCAAAAGACCCGGTCACTGAAGCCGTAGATATGCATCAATGCGTCACTTTAGAGGCGGCGATGACGCTAGTACCGCAATTGCTCAGCAGTAGCCTATCGCAAGTACAAGCTGTCTTGTTGTCCCCCGCATGTGCCAGTTTTGATCAGTTTTCAGGCTATGCTGAGCGCGGCGAGCGTTTCATAGAGTTGGTCATGGCGATGACGGCAGCTGAGCCGTAA
- the gluQRS gene encoding tRNA glutamyl-Q(34) synthetase GluQRS codes for MPTTSLAKPLGSNPEPRLPIGRFAPSPTGELHLGSLTTAVASYCHIKALGGEWRLRIEDTDITRCSVEFSEQILMDLEALGLQWDGDVLYQSERTDLYNDFLHAQLTPLAYDCDCSRKSLNDYAERQGIATSPYPRLCLPRHLTGEVTRHLSGAGAKVRLQLADYLIGFWDGIQGPQWQNPQQSEGDVVVRRQDGTINYILAASIDDGLQNISHVMRGLDILPMTTAQISIMRAAGLPTVDHWAHLPLMLNAQGQKLSKQNLAQPIDCAYPSDLLNTAFKLLHQPKVDLDTPERMLQQAIAQWDMSVLLGKQTLGIGE; via the coding sequence ATGCCTACTACATCTCTTGCCAAACCGTTGGGGTCTAACCCTGAGCCACGTCTGCCTATCGGTCGCTTTGCCCCTTCGCCGACGGGTGAGCTGCATCTGGGCTCGTTAACGACCGCCGTAGCGAGCTATTGTCATATCAAAGCGCTCGGTGGGGAGTGGCGCTTACGCATTGAAGATACGGATATCACTCGCTGTTCCGTTGAATTTAGCGAGCAGATTTTAATGGACCTAGAGGCTTTGGGATTGCAGTGGGACGGTGACGTCTTATACCAATCAGAAAGAACCGATCTGTATAATGACTTTCTACACGCGCAGCTGACTCCCTTAGCCTATGACTGCGATTGCTCCAGAAAAAGCCTGAATGACTATGCCGAGCGTCAAGGTATTGCCACCTCTCCTTATCCACGCTTGTGCCTACCGCGCCATTTAACTGGCGAGGTAACCAGGCATTTATCAGGTGCAGGGGCTAAAGTACGTTTGCAATTGGCAGACTATTTAATCGGCTTTTGGGATGGTATTCAGGGGCCGCAATGGCAGAATCCGCAGCAATCGGAAGGGGATGTGGTAGTCAGGCGTCAGGACGGCACCATTAACTATATTTTGGCAGCGAGTATTGACGACGGTTTACAAAATATCAGTCATGTCATGCGCGGGCTCGATATCCTACCTATGACCACCGCCCAGATTAGTATCATGCGCGCGGCGGGCTTGCCCACAGTCGACCATTGGGCGCATTTACCGCTGATGTTAAACGCTCAGGGGCAAAAGCTCTCCAAACAAAACCTAGCGCAACCGATAGACTGCGCCTACCCTAGCGACTTGCTAAATACGGCCTTTAAGTTGCTACACCAACCTAAAGTAGACCTAGATACCCCGGAGCGAATGCTGCAGCAAGCGATTGCTCAGTGGGATATGTCCGTTTTGCTAGGTAAGCAAACTTTAGGCATTGGTGAATAG
- a CDS encoding metal ABC transporter substrate-binding protein, which yields MFQPQSMPSALTNNKAYLIGHDTLLSQVAKIMLVAGVSLLLLVGITPRAQAASVSVSNYPLYLLSKEVTKGTPTAKRLLKPGDVGHHGSLSPSDIKTIQDSQYVVWFGHTLEPNLTEALKKAPNAISLLSFKAFTRQPLRDVQGQPIKGTEDPHIWLNPDNAKAITRALAVIHSRADPKNAALYQRNTADFAKRMDAAVSRVNQRKLPAGTKNSYWAYHDAYQYLEPALNIRLTGTLTTDHHLPPKASQFRWLQANRSNPSMCLVAQNQVSSGIQNKLAPVAVTIQIEDMSAAKDFVSGWQQMAGDILSCMAKK from the coding sequence ATGTTCCAACCACAATCTATGCCTAGCGCGCTAACGAATAATAAAGCGTATCTTATCGGCCATGATACGCTGCTATCACAAGTCGCAAAAATTATGCTGGTAGCAGGGGTCAGTTTGCTGTTGCTAGTGGGAATAACGCCAAGGGCACAAGCGGCCAGCGTTAGTGTCAGCAACTATCCTTTATACCTATTGAGTAAAGAAGTGACGAAGGGGACGCCCACGGCTAAACGGCTGCTTAAACCAGGCGACGTAGGACACCACGGCAGTTTAAGCCCGAGCGATATCAAAACGATTCAAGACAGCCAGTACGTGGTCTGGTTTGGCCACACTTTAGAGCCCAATCTAACCGAGGCATTAAAAAAAGCGCCCAATGCTATTTCTTTATTAAGCTTTAAGGCTTTTACGCGGCAGCCGCTGCGCGATGTACAGGGACAGCCTATTAAAGGCACGGAAGACCCGCATATTTGGTTAAACCCAGATAATGCCAAAGCCATTACTCGTGCCCTAGCGGTGATTCATAGCCGTGCTGATCCTAAAAATGCTGCGCTTTATCAACGCAATACCGCAGACTTTGCCAAACGTATGGATGCAGCGGTCAGCCGCGTTAATCAACGCAAGTTGCCGGCGGGGACTAAAAACAGCTATTGGGCATATCACGATGCTTACCAATATTTAGAGCCTGCCTTGAATATCCGTCTGACCGGTACCTTGACTACTGACCATCATCTACCGCCCAAAGCCAGTCAGTTTCGTTGGTTGCAAGCCAACCGCTCAAACCCATCGATGTGCTTGGTCGCACAAAACCAAGTCAGCTCAGGGATTCAAAACAAGCTCGCACCAGTCGCTGTCACCATTCAAATAGAGGATATGAGTGCGGCTAAAGATTTTGTCAGTGGTTGGCAACAAATGGCGGGGGATATCCTCAGCTGTATGGCTAAGAAATAG
- a CDS encoding transcriptional repressor — MDAKQPQSEHLHHVHNLGEKAVAHRLNLAKLQCQQEGVRFTALRQQIYQLILEAEKPVGAYDLITELQKIRTEEALTSEPSMRLAASKNVAPPTIYRSLDFLLDQGLIHQLASINAYIPCCHPRLQHTAAFLICTNCQGVQECSSLPVQEMMTFASNDVGFKVAHSVIELQGVCQTCQ; from the coding sequence ATGGACGCAAAACAACCCCAGTCAGAGCATTTACACCATGTGCATAATCTTGGCGAAAAAGCCGTTGCCCACCGTCTAAATTTAGCTAAACTACAGTGTCAGCAAGAGGGTGTGCGCTTTACTGCCTTGCGTCAACAGATTTATCAGCTGATATTAGAGGCCGAGAAACCTGTTGGTGCCTATGATTTAATTACGGAATTGCAAAAGATTCGGACAGAAGAGGCGCTAACCAGTGAGCCTAGCATGAGGTTGGCCGCCAGTAAGAATGTGGCACCGCCCACTATTTATCGCAGTCTAGATTTCTTATTAGACCAGGGTCTTATACATCAGCTGGCCTCGATTAATGCTTATATTCCTTGTTGTCATCCGCGGTTGCAACATACGGCGGCTTTTTTAATCTGTACCAATTGCCAAGGGGTACAAGAGTGTAGCAGCCTGCCTGTACAAGAAATGATGACCTTTGCCAGCAATGATGTCGGCTTTAAAGTGGCCCATAGTGTGATTGAATTGCAAGGTGTTTGCCAGACTTGTCAATGA
- the ftsW gene encoding putative lipid II flippase FtsW has product MAFTKFSRPQSRSKRVSRPLTGTDGVLTTPSAKATLLAGVGCIMVLSLLMVASASIPFALSKGMSELYFFDHQLMYMGLGLLVAFVVYRIPLKHLYHLPNQFMMLLLTAILLTITLFGTPINGSKRWIELGIFNFQVAELVKLVMIIFVSDFVVRRSYEVRSGWDGFLRISSVVAILTVFLLLQPDFGSLVVIVGCILTIFYIAGAPQKQFLLLGVIVGGLAFAAISMVQYRLTRALSFLDPFDDIQDTDYQLARSLIAFGRGEFTGVGYGESVQKLSHLPEAHTDFLLAITGEELGFVGVATVLLLEALIIASAMRISYSALQRRQMRLSYTAFGIGVIFIGQTIINAAMNMGAMPTKGLTMPFFSYGGSSMLISLVMVALLLRIYKEGPLIEKSQCRYY; this is encoded by the coding sequence ATGGCGTTCACTAAATTTTCTCGTCCTCAGTCCCGGAGTAAGCGTGTCTCTCGACCGCTCACTGGCACGGATGGGGTGCTGACTACTCCGTCTGCTAAAGCCACCTTATTGGCAGGCGTGGGCTGCATTATGGTGCTCAGTTTATTAATGGTCGCTTCGGCCTCGATTCCCTTTGCCTTGAGTAAAGGCATGTCAGAGCTGTACTTCTTTGATCATCAGCTGATGTATATGGGGTTAGGGCTACTGGTCGCTTTTGTGGTGTATCGCATTCCCCTCAAGCATCTTTATCATTTGCCCAACCAGTTTATGATGCTGCTGCTGACCGCTATCTTATTAACCATCACGTTGTTTGGTACCCCTATTAACGGCTCCAAGCGGTGGATAGAGTTGGGAATCTTTAACTTTCAGGTGGCGGAACTGGTCAAGTTAGTGATGATTATATTTGTCTCTGACTTTGTGGTACGGCGCTCCTACGAAGTACGTAGCGGTTGGGATGGGTTTTTACGTATTTCCTCTGTCGTTGCCATTCTCACGGTTTTCCTACTGTTACAGCCTGATTTTGGCTCGCTAGTGGTGATTGTTGGCTGTATCTTGACGATATTTTATATTGCTGGAGCACCGCAAAAGCAGTTTCTACTCCTAGGAGTTATTGTAGGGGGGCTGGCCTTTGCTGCCATCTCGATGGTGCAATACCGTTTGACGCGCGCGCTGTCATTTTTAGACCCATTCGATGATATTCAAGATACCGACTATCAGTTAGCTCGCAGTTTGATTGCCTTTGGGCGCGGTGAGTTTACGGGGGTAGGGTATGGCGAGAGTGTGCAAAAGCTGTCGCATTTGCCCGAAGCGCACACCGATTTCCTGCTAGCGATTACTGGAGAGGAGTTAGGCTTTGTAGGCGTGGCTACCGTGCTATTGCTAGAAGCGCTTATTATTGCCAGTGCTATGCGTATCAGTTATAGCGCCTTACAACGGCGTCAGATGCGTCTTAGTTATACCGCCTTTGGGATCGGGGTCATCTTTATTGGTCAGACCATTATTAACGCGGCGATGAATATGGGTGCAATGCCGACGAAAGGCCTTACTATGCCCTTCTTTAGTTATGGCGGCTCATCGATGCTCATCAGTTTAGTGATGGTCGCTTTATTGCTCAGAATTTATAAAGAAGGCCCGCTCATAGAAAAGAGCCAATGTCGTTATTATTAA
- a CDS encoding metallophosphoesterase translates to MTVSLPQPHKTLVTADGFLNVLQITDLHLHEDPATIIHGNHLQHNFESVLAQALAEALRCDLILVTGDLVSEVNPDIYERIYQRLRATGIPFACIAGNHDVTDETGKQLPFAQRRLIAQPANADLVNHYVIESPDWQILLIDTSVPGQVAGKIHPDSVEWLRQQLTQCDKRALLALHHHVLPMQSAWIDAHMAANPAVLWDLLADFPQVRALVHGHTHQEQVRHKQGVTVYATPATSYQFLPQVDEFAYDQEARPGYRWLQLAANGEIKSWVQRLG, encoded by the coding sequence ATGACGGTCTCGCTGCCACAACCGCACAAGACTCTAGTAACTGCTGATGGTTTCCTCAACGTTTTGCAGATTACTGACCTGCACCTGCACGAAGACCCCGCTACTATTATCCACGGCAATCACCTCCAACATAACTTTGAGTCCGTATTGGCACAAGCCCTGGCCGAAGCGCTGCGCTGCGACTTAATTTTGGTAACCGGTGACTTAGTTAGTGAGGTCAACCCCGATATCTACGAGCGTATTTATCAACGACTGCGTGCGACTGGCATTCCTTTTGCATGTATAGCAGGCAACCATGATGTGACGGATGAAACGGGCAAACAGCTGCCTTTTGCGCAGCGTCGCCTGATCGCGCAGCCCGCCAATGCTGATTTGGTGAATCACTATGTGATTGAGAGCCCAGACTGGCAAATTTTGCTAATAGATACTTCAGTACCCGGTCAGGTGGCGGGTAAGATTCATCCCGATAGTGTGGAGTGGTTACGCCAGCAGCTCACCCAGTGTGATAAACGGGCGTTATTGGCCTTACACCATCATGTGTTGCCGATGCAATCCGCTTGGATTGATGCTCATATGGCCGCAAACCCAGCCGTGCTTTGGGACTTATTGGCAGATTTTCCGCAAGTGCGGGCGCTAGTGCATGGTCATACCCATCAAGAGCAGGTACGGCATAAGCAAGGCGTCACCGTTTATGCCACTCCTGCGACCAGCTATCAGTTTTTACCGCAAGTGGATGAGTTTGCTTATGATCAGGAGGCGCGACCCGGCTACCGCTGGTTGCAATTGGCAGCAAACGGTGAGATAAAAAGTTGGGTACAACGGTTGGGATAA
- a CDS encoding metal ABC transporter permease, whose protein sequence is MLSWLAIIAPAWIAGSLLGLLSAPLGCLVLWRRMAFFADALAHGTLLGVGLAIWWQLPTGLGIALVSVLVVISLLIIEDERLPMDAVLAVIAVTLLCFGLLTLTQLTDQQANVLGFLFGNLLERDWADLPMIAIAVTVGLVALRYIWSAQVKLATHEALARIQGINPAAQKLFFMGVLAGFCAIALQAVGSLLISGMLILPALTARLLANSPKKMVIIALILAQVGVTVGVWSSVWLDIQTGLSIVLILAILFLLTLIVTKLTTKVSAKLSHKT, encoded by the coding sequence ATGCTCTCTTGGCTTGCCATCATTGCCCCTGCTTGGATTGCAGGAAGTTTATTAGGGTTGCTTTCGGCTCCCTTGGGCTGCCTAGTGCTATGGCGGCGTATGGCCTTTTTTGCCGATGCTTTAGCGCATGGCACCTTGTTGGGCGTGGGCTTAGCCATCTGGTGGCAATTGCCAACCGGTCTCGGGATTGCTCTAGTCAGTGTCTTGGTGGTTATTAGTCTGCTGATCATAGAGGACGAGCGCCTGCCCATGGATGCCGTCCTAGCCGTAATAGCCGTGACGCTATTGTGTTTTGGCCTATTAACGTTGACCCAGTTGACCGACCAACAAGCGAATGTTTTGGGTTTCTTATTCGGTAATTTGTTAGAGCGCGATTGGGCGGATCTCCCTATGATTGCCATAGCGGTAACGGTCGGTTTAGTCGCCTTACGCTATATTTGGTCAGCACAGGTTAAGCTAGCGACCCATGAGGCCCTGGCACGGATTCAAGGCATTAATCCCGCTGCCCAGAAGTTATTTTTTATGGGGGTCTTAGCGGGGTTTTGTGCGATTGCCTTGCAAGCGGTCGGCAGTCTGTTGATTAGCGGTATGTTGATTTTACCGGCGTTGACCGCGCGCTTGCTCGCCAACTCTCCTAAAAAGATGGTTATTATCGCGTTGATTTTGGCTCAGGTTGGTGTGACCGTAGGGGTGTGGAGCAGTGTCTGGTTAGATATTCAGACCGGTTTATCCATTGTATTGATCTTGGCTATTTTGTTTTTGCTAACCTTAATCGTGACCAAACTCACCACTAAGGTTTCAGCTAAGTTAAGCCATAAAACCTAA
- the dksA gene encoding RNA polymerase-binding protein DksA, which produces MSNPSPTPADIKFTPYEPAKDEEYMSDAQLEHFRQILINWKQQLIGEADRTKSYIQDESSAMPDINDRATQEEEFALALRTRDRERKLIRKIDKSIAEIDGDDYGFCQTCGVEIGLRRLEARPTATQCIDCKTLAEMKERQNLGHA; this is translated from the coding sequence ATGAGCAACCCTTCCCCTACCCCGGCGGATATCAAATTCACGCCTTATGAGCCTGCCAAGGACGAAGAATATATGTCTGATGCTCAGCTAGAGCACTTTAGACAAATTCTAATCAACTGGAAACAACAGTTAATCGGTGAGGCGGATCGTACTAAGTCTTATATTCAAGATGAGTCTAGCGCCATGCCAGATATCAACGATCGGGCTACGCAAGAAGAAGAGTTTGCCTTAGCGCTACGTACGCGTGACCGTGAGCGCAAATTAATCCGCAAAATTGATAAGTCTATCGCCGAAATCGATGGCGATGATTATGGTTTTTGCCAGACTTGTGGCGTCGAGATTGGTCTGCGCAGATTGGAAGCCCGTCCAACCGCCACCCAATGTATCGACTGCAAGACCTTGGCGGAAATGAAAGAGCGCCAAAACTTAGGCCACGCTTAA